The Thermoclostridium stercorarium subsp. stercorarium DSM 8532 genome contains a region encoding:
- a CDS encoding MATE family efflux transporter, which translates to MEKTYNLTEGSITKTLFRLALPIIGTSFAEVAYSFVDMFWVGKMGTEAVASVGTAGFFTWLASAIVLIPKIGAEVGVAQSTGKNELKEVKRYIKHSIQIAVCLAILYGFIMIVFRKEMIGFFNLKEEKIIRDAINYLVIVSCGFVFYFLNPVFTAVFNGYGDSRTPFVVNTVGLVTNIILDPFLILGIGPFPRLEVIGAALATVFSQMISTFIFIIKAKRTPLIFSEIALFQKPDFSLVKTIVRLGLPTALQNGFFSVIGMVLARIIAQWGATPIAVQNIGSQIEAISWMTAGGFESAMCAFTGQNYGANKWERVKKAYMAGMAIVSGIGIFASVLLIFCGGPLFSIFIKEEEAVLLGVQYLRILGFSQLFMCIEITTAGAFYGIGKTLPPSITGIVFNILRVPGALFLSATGLGLNGIWWAISISSIFKGTVLTLWYVFELKKKLC; encoded by the coding sequence ATGGAAAAGACTTATAATTTGACAGAGGGATCTATTACAAAAACTTTATTCAGGCTGGCTCTTCCTATTATAGGCACAAGTTTCGCCGAAGTCGCTTACAGTTTTGTTGATATGTTCTGGGTTGGCAAAATGGGTACTGAAGCAGTGGCGTCAGTGGGAACGGCAGGTTTTTTCACATGGCTTGCCAGTGCTATTGTCCTAATACCGAAAATAGGGGCAGAGGTTGGAGTTGCTCAATCCACAGGCAAGAATGAATTAAAAGAGGTTAAAAGATATATTAAGCACAGCATTCAGATTGCTGTATGCCTTGCCATTTTGTACGGGTTTATTATGATTGTTTTTCGCAAAGAAATGATCGGTTTCTTTAACCTGAAAGAAGAAAAGATAATTCGGGATGCAATTAATTATTTGGTTATTGTTTCATGCGGTTTTGTATTTTATTTTTTAAATCCGGTATTTACCGCTGTATTCAACGGGTATGGAGACAGTAGAACTCCATTTGTTGTTAATACTGTCGGTCTTGTAACAAATATTATACTTGACCCTTTTTTAATTCTGGGAATTGGGCCGTTCCCAAGGCTGGAAGTGATCGGTGCGGCGTTGGCTACGGTATTTTCACAGATGATTTCTACTTTTATCTTTATTATAAAAGCCAAAAGAACTCCTTTAATATTTTCGGAGATCGCTCTTTTTCAAAAACCGGATTTCTCTCTTGTCAAGACGATTGTCAGGCTTGGGCTGCCGACGGCTTTACAAAACGGATTTTTTTCAGTGATTGGTATGGTGCTGGCAAGAATTATTGCGCAGTGGGGAGCAACTCCAATAGCGGTCCAAAACATTGGCTCGCAGATAGAGGCAATATCATGGATGACCGCAGGAGGCTTCGAAAGTGCCATGTGCGCTTTTACCGGGCAAAATTACGGAGCGAACAAATGGGAAAGGGTAAAAAAAGCATATATGGCGGGAATGGCGATTGTGTCCGGTATAGGGATATTTGCTTCGGTATTGCTGATCTTTTGTGGAGGGCCTTTATTTTCAATCTTTATTAAGGAAGAAGAAGCGGTATTGCTGGGAGTTCAGTATCTCAGAATACTTGGATTTTCACAGTTGTTTATGTGCATTGAAATAACTACAGCAGGAGCTTTTTACGGAATAGGAAAAACATTGCCGCCTTCAATTACAGGGATCGTGTTTAATATTTTACGCGTCCCTGGTGCTCTCTTTTTGTCAGCCACAGGACTCGGCCTGAACGGGATCTGGTGGGCTATCAGCATTTCCAGCATTTTTAAGGGAACAGTATTAACGTTATGGTATGTTTTTGAGCTTAAAAAGAAATTATGTTAA